A region of the Yarrowia lipolytica chromosome 1C, complete sequence genome:
GAACAGTCCGACTAGCCAAGGTCTCTCGACCTCTCACCCTTCGaaccttctccaccacccccgCCTTCCTCGGCAAGCGAGTCGAGAAGGACGCCTTTGGAGACATTGATGTCGACGACTCCCACTACTGGGGCGCCCAGACCCAGCGATCTCTGCAGAACTTTGACATTGGCGgagagaaggccaagatgCCCGAGCCCATTGTCAAGGCCTTTGGCAtcctcaagaaggccgctGCCACCGTCAACATGAAGTACGGTCTGGACCCCAAGGTTGGCGAGGCCATCCAGAAGGCTGCCCAGGAGGTCATTGACGGCAAGCTTACCAAGGATTTCCCCCTGGTTGTCTTCCAGACCGGTTCCGGTACCCAGTCCAACATGAACTCCAACGAGGTCATCTCCAACCGAGCCATTGAGATGCTCGGCGGAAAGCTCGGCTCCAAGTCCCCCGTGCACCCCAACGACCACGTCAACATGTCCCAGTCTTCCAACGACACCTTCCCCACCGTCATGCACATTGCCGCCGTCATGGAGATCACCAAGAACCTGATCCCccagctgcagctgctcgagGAGTCCCTCGCCAAGAAGTCTGCAGAGTTCGACAAGATTATCAAGATTGGCCGAACCCATCTGCAGGACGCTACCCCCCTGACCCTCGGCCAGGAGTTCTCCGGCTACGTGACCCAGGTCAAGTACGGCATTGAGCGAGTCAAGGACGTTCTTCCCCGACTCCGACACCTTGCCCAGGGAGGAACCGCCGTCGGTACCGGTCTTAACACCAAGAAGGGTTTCGACACTGCCGTCGCCGCTGAGGTCTCCAAGATCACCGGCGAGGAGTTCTCCACCGCCCCCAACAAGTTTGAGGCTCTTGCCGCCCACGACGCCATTGTCGAGGCCTCCGGTGCCCTCAACACCGTTGCCGTGTCTCTGTTCAAGATTGCCAACGATATCCGATACCTCGGTTCCGGTCCCCGATGTGGCTACGGCGAGCTTGCTCTCCCCGAGAACGAGCCCGGTTCTTCCATCATGCCCGGTAAGGTCAACCCCACCCAGAACGAGGCTCTGACCATGGTCTGCTGCCAGGTTTTCGGAAACAACTCCACTATCACCTACGCCGGTGCCTCCGGTCAGTTCGAGCTGAACGTCTTCAAGCCCGTCATGATCGCCAACCTGCTCGAGTCCATCCGACTCATTGCTGATGGATCTCGATCTTTCCGAATCCACTGTGTCGACGGCATTGTCGCCAACGAGAAGCGAATCTCCCAGCTCATGAACGAGTCTCTCATGCTGGTCACCGCCCTCAACCCCAAGATTGGCTACGACATGGCCTCCAAGGTCGCCAAGAACGCCCACAAGAAGGGAATCACTCTTAAGGAGTCTGCCCTCGAGCTCGGCGCTCTCACCTCTGAGGAGTTTGACCAGTGGGTCCGACCCGAGAAGATGATTGGCCCCTCTGACTAAACGGAGTGAATGTAATGAAGTATGAATTGTTAACGGATGATTGAGAAGTACCGCGGTCGATGTAAATACGGATGTAGATATCTCCACTAACTCATTATTAGTATGTAGAGACAACTAGACACACTAAtgaaaagtacagtatgtactcgtacatactgtacatacaatatctacaagtacgtacagtaggtTTTACATCAATCCTTTCATGATGGCAATAGCTTTGTGTCTACAATATAATGTTCGAAATcaaataataataaaaaacaGAAGTGCTTTTCATCCTGAATGCCTTGCGGTAGTGACTTTAGCCCAGCGACGCTCTTCGCCATTGTTGGCTTGTCACTACTTACTTTCGTCTAGGGTCATCCTCCCGGGCAAACACCAGAGCCACTCGAGAAGGAATGTAGATATGCATACAGTTAGCCCGTCCGTTCCACTCCAGAGGCTCGGTATGGCATCGGGTCTTTTCGTGGTCGATTCGGCCAAAACCTCCAAACTCGGGAGAATCAGAATCCAACACAAGGGTGTATGTTCCAGGCTGGTCCACACCGATTCTGTAGTCAGTGAACGACTTGTTGGGGTGGAAGTTGAAGACAAACACCAGACCAGCTCGCTCATACACAAccaccttgtcgtcctcgttCTTCAACGACACGTAAGCCTGGTCGGCCGACAGCCAGCCGTAGTGGTCTCCTCGGTGCTGCATGGCGGCATCGAATTCATTAAGATGCTGGTATCTCAACAGCTTGTCATCCACCACAGGCCACTGTCGTCGACAGTAGTGGAAAGAGGAGCCATTGCCCTCTCGAGGGAAGTCCAGCCACTCAGGGTGTCCAAACTCGTTACCCTCAAAGTTGAGGtatccttctcctccaagagAATGGGTGATGAGTCGAATCATCTTGTGGAGAGCGATTCCTCGGTCAATGATGGGGTTGGGGTCGGAAAGAACAGACATGGAGGTGTACATTTCCTTATCCATGAGCCAGAAGGCCAGAGTTTTGTCTCCAACCAGAGCCTGATCATGAGACTCAGCATAAGCAATGGTCTTTTCTCGATGACGACGGTTGGTCAAAGTAAAAACAATGTTGCCCATGTCCCAGTCCTCGTCTCGGGTCTCCTTGACGAGCTTGATCCACATGTCGGGAATAGCCATGGCCAGACGGTAGTCAAAGCCAACACCTCCCTCAGAAACAGGTCTACAGAGAGCAGGCATTCCAGACACATCTTCGGCGATGGAGAGGAAGTTGCCTGCATCTTCTCCGGgtcgaagaagaggttgCAGCTCCCTCATGAGCTCGTGAGCCAACATGAGATAAACAACGGCCTGCTGATCAACATGTTCGTCTCCAAAGTACTCATGGTAGCCACCGGAGAAGCCGGTACCGAGACCATGATGCTTGTAGAGCATAGAGGTGACTCCGTCAAACCGGAAGCCGTCAAAGTGGTACTCCTCAATATAGAACCGCAGGTTGGACAGCAAGAACCGAAGAACCTCGTACTTTCCGTAATCAAACAGCTTTGAGTCCCACTGAGGATGGTCTCCCTTTGCTCCACCATGGAAGTACTGGTGGTCAGTTCCATCAAAGTTGTTGAGACCGTCATCGACGTTTTTGCAAGCATGAGAGTGCACAACATCCAGAAGAACAGTAATACCCATACCGTGAGCGGTGtcaatgagctccttgaggtcctctGGAGTACCATATCGGGACGAAATAGCGTAGAAGGAGGTGACCTGGTAGCCAAAGGAGGCGTAGTAGGCGTGTTCCATGATGGCCATGAGCTGGATCACGTTGTAGCCCAGTTTGTGGATTCGAGGGAGAATGTTCTTTGTAAACTCCTTGTAAGTGCCGACTCGAGGTtcgctggaggagataCCCACGTGGGCTTCGTAGATTTGGGCGTTGGCAGGAGTGGGGGGAGATTTGTTCTTCCACTGGTACTTTTCCGACTCGGGAGGGTTCCAGAACACAGCCTCATAGATGGGCGATTTGGACAGGTCCTGGACGACGTAGGTGGACCAGGCAGGCAGTCGATCGACCCATTGACCGTTGGAGGTCTTCAGAGCAAGCTTGACCTTGGAGTTATGGGGGATTGCCACCTGACCATCTGAGGTAGGAGGCACAGTCACGCTCCACAGTCCATACTCGTCTCTGGTCATGTGGTACTGTTGTCTGTCCCAGCCGTTGAAGTCGCCGGTTAGAACTGCTTCGGAGGCTCCTGGAGCCCACTCTCTGTAGGTGACCGagttgtccttgttgacaTGGAGTCCGTATCGTTTATAGGAGGCTGCAAACTCAGCAAGACCTCCCTCCTTGGCAAAATGGTCCTTCCACTGGCCCACTAGGGCTTGTCGTCGAAGGAGTTCCTCCTCGAATGGTTTGAGCCAAGGATCGTCTTTGCAAACTTGTAGTGTCAtggttggtggtgggtgtggtggttgtggtggtgtagaTGTGGAGTCTGGTTTGTATGCAATGACGTGTTGTTTTTATCGTCTCGATTTCTCAATTGGATTTTGCTGAAGTCGATCAATCAATTGGCTGTCACAAGTAGGTGGTTCAACGTGCAGTGATATATGTCGCCCATCGGCCCATATGGCTGGGGCTGGGAGGGGAAGTCTAAAGAGGACATGGAATCTGTAATAGGGTAACTTTGGAGGGGGGTATATAATGCCTCACTGAGAGTGGAAAGGGCTAGAAAGGAGACTGAATTGCAAATTTTAGACCACAAAATCCACTGTCCAATTCCTTCCATGCCGATATACCGCTCATTGGCAAAGATAGCAGCTCCACTCGGTGCTTTGGCCGAGGCTTCATGCATCCCATTAAGGTTGCTGATATACGAGATTGCTGTCCCAACAGAAGCGCAGCATGCTGGAAGTATGGTAATTTTTCCGGCCGATGAGGGGGGGGCGAAAGTGACCTAtttatacttgtacgggTGCGGTAGAGACATGGTGTGTGTTGTTCGAAAGAACAATCTGCTGCCAACCAATAAATCACCATTTTTGTTCTCACAGCCACCGCACAAGCTTTTAGACAAGTCCAGTCGTACTCTTGGTCACCCCACCAACTCGTACAACTAACTCATGAGCCCCGTATGCTCCGGAGTGAACGTACACCTGATCAAAAAGAAACTACCGACTGAAGCTCCACGGATAGTGTATACGATGCGAGTCTCACAGAGGAGCCGgaacgaaaaaaacaacgaACTTCTTTCATCTCTATTTGTAGCAGCTCGTCATGTCTCCCGTGTCCGACGGCTTGTTTGGTCTCCTCTACAACGCTGCAAGCAGTTCTGACAGCACTCACGCAGAAAGGGCTCCACACAGGCACACTAAGCTCAGCCGTACAGGCGCTAGCGTTGGCGGAAGTAGAGTCCAGTGGAGGACAATTGAGGGGTCATCAGGTGCTAGGACGAGGCTTGAGTCGACTTCTGACTTGCATTATGGTGCAACAACAGTCGCTGTGAAGAAAGTCACCGGGGCTTTATGGACATGTTCATATGGACAAGAATGTGACCCAGTCCTCCATCCCCTCGGTGGAGTCGCCCTATGTCTCGCACTCGCGTCTACGTATCGTGCAGTAGTAACCGGTATAGTACCTACTACCATCTGGAGCTATACGGATTTCCAAACCGTCTACAATTGCTACAGTGAGATTTTTCAAGTAAGCTCGGCATAGCACTCAGCTCCAGTCTGTAGTACAAGAAACTGACTCGTGCGAGTCTAGAGCATTAGTCCCCACGCATCCGGAAGTGCTCACATGTCTCTCAAGGCCTCTGAACTCTTCTGCCGAAACCCCACCATGCTTCTCACTCCTACAGCCTCCACAGCCAATACAGTTTTACCACCTACCGGGCTAAGGAACTACAAGCATAGGTCCATTCGAGGACAGAGGGCGTCAAATCAACAACGCTTTCCTCATTACCTGTAGCAGAGTTGGCAGATCTCGATATCTCTCGTCTCCAGCGCATGAACACTTACCCAGAGTCTAGAGATGGTTCGGCATTGTCGGCGTTGTCTGGGACTcaagtatcgtatgtacatactgtaactaCGAATACCCTCAACACAATGTAATGGTGGTAATAATGTGCTAAAAAGAATCCAGCAACATTTAAGTAAACATAAACAAAGACAAATATACACTAAATCAAAattaccaccaccaaaaccCGTTGTAGAATTACCAAATACACACCTCACTGTTATTCTCAAGTCTACACCTCCAAACATTTAGGGTTGGCAAAGCTTATTTTCATGTCCTATTTGGGATGTCCTGTAATATAAGGAGTGTCATTATATGGCCCCATGGGACACCATAGAGACCTAAAGACCATGGCAAATCGAAACTTGGAGCTCGAAAAACATTATCCTGGTATTATTTTCCTTAAGTATACTCTCTCACAAACAGTAAGCTCCTCCCTCACGTGTTTGTGACTGCTTTTCCGTTATCCACGTGACATGTCCCAACTGGAACTCTAAAATTTCCACACCTCCCGCTCACTGTAAATTTTCACTTTCGTCACTTCTCCCTCTCTAACGTAACACAAAATGTCCACTCGACCCCAGGTTTCCGTCCACGGCGTTTCCGGCTCTGATGCCGGCGTCACCATCGTCCTCCCCGCCGTCTTCAAGGCTCCCATCCGACCCGATATCGTCCACTCCGTCTGGACTGGTGTCGCCAAGAACAAGCGACAGGCTTACGCCGTCGCCTCCAACGCCGGTGAGCAGACCTCTGCTGAGTCTTGGGGAACTGGTCGAGCCGTTGCTCGAATTCCCCGAGTTGGTGGATCCGGTACCCACCGATCCGGTCAGGGTGCTTTCGGTAACATGTGCCGAGGCGGACGAATGTTCGCTCCTACCAAGACCTGGAGAAAGTGGCACGTCAAGGTGAACCTCAACGAGAAGCGATACGCTACTGCCTCTGCCATTGCTGCTTCCGCTGTTGCTCCCCTTGTCCTTGCCCGAGGTCACCGAGTCGAGACCATTGCTGAGGTCCCCCTCGTTGTCTCCAACGACATTGAGTCCctcaccaagaccaaggacgCCGTTGCCGCCCTCAAGGCCGTCGGTGCCCACCGAGACGTTGCCCGAGTTgtcaagtccaagaccATCCGAGCCGGTAAGGGTAAGCTCCGAAACCGACGATGGACCCAGCGACGAGGTCCCCTTGTTGTCTACTCCGAGAACAAGGGTCTCGTTAAGGCCTTCCGAAACATCCCCGGTGTTGAGACCTGCGATGTGCGACACCTCAACCTGCTCCAGCTCGCTCCCGGCTCTCACCTTGGCCGATTCGTCATCTGGACCGAGGGTGCCTTCAACCTGCTCGACAACATCTGGGGCTCCGAGTCTGTTGCCTCTGCCAAGTCTGGCTACTCTCTGCCCGCCAACATTCTGGCCAACGCTGATGTCTCTCGAATCATTGAGTCTCAGGAGATCCAGTCTATCCTGAAGCCCGCCAaggagatccaggagaaggacatCCGAAAGATGAACcctctcaagaacaagcagGAGCTGCTCCGACTTAACCCTTACTCCAAGACCTTCGCTGAGAAGAAGCTTGGTTCCATCAAGGagcccaagaccaaggtcaagaacgCCCAGAAGGCTAAGTTCATGCAGATCCTCAAGGACAACTAAGAGGTTTGTTATTCAAGCGTCTAGTAAAAATAAAATTCTGTTAACTTATACGTCACGAGTCAAGACTCTGTAGTGCCAGATGTAGACAGGAGTAGTAGCTATGTCGATATGATAGGGAATGCGCCTTAATGTCCCTGTTCTTCAGCCTTCCCTCGGTATTGTCCTGCAAAATGTTCAGTGGATGTGAACATGACAACTTCAGACAGTCTGAAAGCGAGTCATATGAGATTCCCATGAGCTTTGTCACTTCGTTGACACGGATCGATTACACAGTAGTCAGTTGTGCTTTCAAATGTGAATCTTTAGTAGCAACGAAAGCGATGGAAAGAAGGATAAAAAGAACTGCAATatgttgtacttgtactgtactgagGAGTAATTGCAATGATAACAAAAAACTGTAGCTGAAAGTGCAGTTATGGGCAGAGACCACCCCTACACTAAGTTGCCAACTGACTGTCCCCGTTCCGCTCCGAGGAGACTCTCCGAGAGACGACCCGATATCCGCAACGATGTTCTTTATCTGGGTATCGAACTGAAAAACAATATTCAAGGCGACAAGATCTGCGTGTTCGCTTTTGTGATATCATGAAAAAActgcatgtactgtaggatACCTATGGCATGCTTCTCGCATATGCGATCTGCTTTGCGCTCGGTCTTGAAGTCACGATCTGGAAGTCAGACATCTTGACAAAGACATAAACTTCCTAATTATAATACCGGTGGATCTTTCCTCCTGTCCTCTCGAGTTTGTGGCGCATCAAGACTCTTATTGCTGAATGTGTAGGCAATGGAACCGGTGCTAGCAATGGTGATCGGTAGGAAGCAGTGTATCCAACGCTTGACCAGCTTTGCTTCAACAAGTTGGGACCCAAATGGATCAATAATTTGATTTAGCCAATATATTCATTGCACCATTTCGATAATAATGTACTTTTACTGTATGTACCTGGTATCAGttgtctacagtatgtactacaagtagcggGTGCAGATCGCTCGTAGAGTAGAGCATCCCGCGTAAGATGCAATCTTTGCTTGTTGCTGAGGGTGTCCGAGCTCATCAAGACCCTGAACTTGATAGAACCAGGACCCATAACAGATTCCAAGAGTGCGTCAAAACAGTAGCGAACCCGGTTGTCAATGAGATAGTTGGTGTGGACTTGTTTGCCACGGGGACATAACAGAATGATAGGTACCGCGGATACAGTCCCTATTTGACAGTATCTTGAGACGATAAGGCTTCAACCTCCTCTCAGATCCCCTTCCCAATGCCGCCAGTTGCAACATGAGTTCTAGCCCGGTGTGTGAGCTCATCTATCCACTTACACCTACCGGTTCGTCacaaatactgtagctacactTCCTCCAGtctactacagtacttacaTGTTCGAGTTCCATAGTATTGGCGCAACACACAGCTGCCACTGTTGCTGTTCTTTCGTCATTTCTGTAAACAGCTTGCCTCGGAGATGGTCATAATTGCTGGTACAAGAACACGCACGAATACGAAtatgagtacgagtacaaccCAATATCCAAAATGAATGTTTTCAACATCGTCATTGACTTCTCCTTTGGGTCCCTTTGAACTCCCCTGACAAACATAGACCAACTCCGCCAGCCTTTACCTGAATCCTACTCTACATTACCCCTTCCTAAATCGAGTCCCCCTTACAACACTACCGGCAGATATCgcaacacctccaactgTGGGAACGTGTCGTATCCGGAATCTCAAATGTCTCAATGCCGTATCACAACCCCCACACTACCGTTTCACATTCTGTGACCTGTAACATCACACATGGTCAGCAAGACAACCAGCCTGACTAATGTCTCACTCCTCAAGGCACCGTTGTTTACTCCACCAAAGACGGATATCCCAGACATGTCTCAGAGTATGGACAAAATGGCGTTGACCTCAATGTTCATCACATGTAtgggtacgagtacgagtacgggTACCGAACAACGCTTGtactcgtcctcgtccGCACATACTCATACCTCATTGCCGTTTCACAAAATTATAATACAAACAACTCCATATCATTATAACTATTCACCTAACTTTTGTGTTAGTTACTCATAAATAAAAACCGTACAATCTCCCttgatgtgtgtgtgtgtgaggaGCGTGTTGAAGAATGGCATGAAATGTGTGTGACACCTCATGTGTGTATGTCGTTTTGATCCAACCTAACAATGCTCTAGGGTAGGCGGGAGCGTAGGAGAACGACAGGTCCACGGTAAAAGACTCTTCACTCCCCAAATCAACAATATGCAACGACAGGACTCTTACTGGTGAGCCTGGTGGGGCATGTGCCCGGGCTGAGCAGCCATGtatcgctgctgctgctgctgttgctgctgttgctgctgctggggcaTCGACAGGTAATGCTGGTAGGCCTGTGCCGCAGAGTCCTGGTTCATGTTGTAGTTCATTCCGGGCTGCATGCCCCCCATGTTAGGAGGGGGGCCTCGAGCCAGACCGGGATGGCCTCCGAGCTGGTCTTCAACCAGCTGGTCAGGAAGCTCGCCACCCGCCACCTGCGATCCGCCGGGACCGTTGGCTTGGCTGTTGACGTGGCTACCATGACGCTGCtggtgttgttgctgctgctgtcggGCATCTTGGCTTTCAGCGGCAGCCACAGGAACGTCATCCGACGCGTTAAGGCAGGCCTGGATCAGGTTCTTGCCCTCGGGCTTTGTGACAAGGGGCTGCAGCTTGGGGGTAGTGAAGGTGTACACAAGTCCGGTCTCAGACAcgaccagcagcagaaccTGGGTGCCGGTGAGCACAGACAGTTCGTATGCCTTCTTCATAATTCCGGCCTTTCGCTTGGAAAAGGTAATGTGTCGTCGCGACTTGTCCTGGATGAACTTGATTTCAATCTTTCGTCGCTCTCGGCCGAGCTTTCCGCCGgcatcatcatcgtcagACCCAACGTCACCAGGTCCGCCCTGGGAAGATTCTCGCTTGAGAACGTTGTCGGATTGCTGGAGAGAGT
Encoded here:
- a CDS encoding uncharacterized protein (Compare to YALI0C06776g, highly similar to uniprot|P55250 Rhizopus oryzae Fumarate hydratase mitochondrial precursor (EC 4.2.1.2) (Fumarase), similar to Saccharomyces cerevisiae FUM1 (YPL262W); ancestral locus Anc_6.13) — its product is MIIITHILTQMLRTVRLAKVSRPLTLRTFSTTPAFLGKRVEKDAFGDIDVDDSHYWGAQTQRSLQNFDIGGEKAKMPEPIVKAFGILKKAAATVNMKYGLDPKVGEAIQKAAQEVIDGKLTKDFPLVVFQTGSGTQSNMNSNEVISNRAIEMLGGKLGSKSPVHPNDHVNMSQSSNDTFPTVMHIAAVMEITKNLIPQLQLLEESLAKKSAEFDKIIKIGRTHLQDATPLTLGQEFSGYVTQVKYGIERVKDVLPRLRHLAQGGTAVGTGLNTKKGFDTAVAAEVSKITGEEFSTAPNKFEALAAHDAIVEASGALNTVAVSLFKIANDIRYLGSGPRCGYGELALPENEPGSSIMPGKVNPTQNEALTMVCCQVFGNNSTITYAGASGQFELNVFKPVMIANLLESIRLIADGSRSFRIHCVDGIVANEKRISQLMNESLMLVTALNPKIGYDMASKVAKNAHKKGITLKESALELGALTSEEFDQWVRPEKMIGPSD
- a CDS encoding uncharacterized protein (Compare to YALI0C06798g, similar to uniprot|P32775 Saccharomyces cerevisiae YEL011w GLC3 1 4-glucan branching enzyme (glycogen branching enzyme)) gives rise to the protein MTLQVCKDDPWLKPFEEELLRRQALVGQWKDHFAKEGGLAEFAASYKRYGLHVNKDNSVTYREWAPGASEAVLTGDFNGWDRQQYHMTRDEYGLWSVTVPPTSDGQVAIPHNSKVKLALKTSNGQWVDRLPAWSTYVVQDLSKSPIYEAVFWNPPESEKYQWKNKSPPTPANAQIYEAHVGISSSEPRVGTYKEFTKNILPRIHKLGYNVIQLMAIMEHAYYASFGYQVTSFYAISSRYGTPEDLKELIDTAHGMGITVLLDVVHSHACKNVDDGLNNFDGTDHQYFHGGAKGDHPQWDSKLFDYGKYEVLRFLLSNLRFYIEEYHFDGFRFDGVTSMLYKHHGLGTGFSGGYHEYFGDEHVDQQAVVYLMLAHELMRELQPLLRPGEDAGNFLSIAEDVSGMPALCRPVSEGGVGFDYRLAMAIPDMWIKLVKETRDEDWDMGNIVFTLTNRRHREKTIAYAESHDQALVGDKTLAFWLMDKEMYTSMSVLSDPNPIIDRGIALHKMIRLITHSLGGEGYLNFEGNEFGHPEWLDFPREGNGSSFHYCRRQWPVVDDKLLRYQHLNEFDAAMQHRGDHYGWLSADQAYVSLKNEDDKVVVYERAGLVFVFNFHPNKSFTDYRIGVDQPGTYTLVLDSDSPEFGGFGRIDHEKTRCHTEPLEWNGRANCMHIYIPSRVALVFAREDDPRRK
- a CDS encoding 60S ribosomal protein uL4 (Compare to YALI0C06820g, highly similar to uniprot|P49626 Saccharomyces cerevisiae YDR012W 60S ribosomal protein L4-B (L2B) (RP2), similar to Saccharomyces cerevisiae RPL4A (YBR031W) and RPL4B (YDR012W); ancestral locus Anc_3.232), with the protein product MSTRPQVSVHGVSGSDAGVTIVLPAVFKAPIRPDIVHSVWTGVAKNKRQAYAVASNAGEQTSAESWGTGRAVARIPRVGGSGTHRSGQGAFGNMCRGGRMFAPTKTWRKWHVKVNLNEKRYATASAIAASAVAPLVLARGHRVETIAEVPLVVSNDIESLTKTKDAVAALKAVGAHRDVARVVKSKTIRAGKGKLRNRRWTQRRGPLVVYSENKGLVKAFRNIPGVETCDVRHLNLLQLAPGSHLGRFVIWTEGAFNLLDNIWGSESVASAKSGYSLPANILANADVSRIIESQEIQSILKPAKEIQEKDIRKMNPLKNKQELLRLNPYSKTFAEKKLGSIKEPKTKVKNAQKAKFMQILKDN
- a CDS encoding uncharacterized protein (Truncated form of YALI0C06842g, similar to uniprot|P11746 Saccharomyces cerevisiae YMR043W Pheromone receptor transcription factor (GRM/PRTF protein)), encoding MKKAYELSVLTGTQVLLLVVSETGLVYTFTTPKLQPLVTKPEGKNLIQACLNASDDVPVAAAESQDARQQQQQHQQRHGSHVNSQANGPGGSQVAGGELPDQLVEDQLGGHPGLARGPPPNMGGMQPGMNYNMNQDSAAQAYQHYLSMPQQQQQQQQQQQQRYMAAQPGHMPHQAHQ